GGGTCaatcaccaaaatacccatttttttggccttttctgagctggaaccccctttttttttttttttgagaatttgcccgcgcaaggcgcaagtatctttagaccttgcgaccttgcggctTGCGCCTTTGCGTGTAAACGCAAGGCGCAAGGATAAgggcttgcgtccttgcgtccttgcgccttgcgcCTTATCAGAATGGATTTTTCCTGATTTCTGGATAAGATTTTTttggattctttgtacctttacaGATAAGATTATGTACCTGTCTATTTAATGAGGCTAGAACTCcagattaataattttattttacttcattttcaaaaagatcaagtcattagagcatcgttaaggtaccaacttttatctattttttcactaatttgtgtcttaatgagctgtagtaatgatgaagcatttgttgttcatgtatgttgtggaggtaattttgaatttgttaacaacatacctatgtatctgcctcttgactgttttagaaccagattaaaactaccacttgctccacaaaaaccaataaatcgaagagtattgttaaggaaaattctcaaaaaaattgaattgccacctaatgcacctgtttcgctaagatatattgataataatcatatttttgatattactgatgatcatgaagatttttttgagtttttaaaacacgctgtcacaaacgagcctattgatatttatgttgtcgacaaagttagaatgcttcaacccggacaaaattcacaaacacaccagccccaacaaaatccacaaacacaCCATCTCCAACAAAACCTCCGGATTCTCGAGTCTCAACCAAACAAACAAACTCACCATCTGCAAAAAGAACAGGATGAAATACACAATTCCGAACCAAACCTCGAAACACACTATTCGGAAGAAAAACAGgctgaaataccacctccaaacacagaagaatttgacttcttcaaccatggcgccgagaacgtgtgtaaaataaaaaaaatagagaacccgtttatacctgttgttgggtctagtgaatcggatgaagcaagtgacgaggaagatgaagatgaagaagatgaagaaaaacaagatgtattctggaatatgccaactctacacagtcagcaagatgaagaaaacccagaatttacgaccccaattccaaccacgtatcaggtatttaatttggtcaaagttcgtcaaacgttttcgaacaaggaagaattcctaaaccagctatttacaaaatgccttgaagaaaactttcaaataaagcctgtaaagtcagacaaatctcggtacaccgctaaatgtgtgttgccaaattgtgagtggaaatgtagtgcatacaaaataagacacactgaaaactttatggttaaaaagttgcatgacgtacacacttgctcacgcacacaaattatgggaaacaataaacatgctactaaaaaggtgttgggtagtattcttatggattcgttcaaggctgctaatcgagagtataaaccaaaagatatacgtgatgatgtagcTAATCGGTTTAGAGTGAGTGTAtcatacaatcaagcatggagggccaagtGTCAAGCAATAGAGATGTTACGTGGCAGTAGTGATGACTCCTTTAGAATGCTTCCCATTTACCTTCATAACCTTAAGATCCACAACCCGGGGACCATCACCAATTTGGTTACCGATAAAGAAAATAAATTTGTGATGTGTTACATGTCCATTGGAGTAGTTGTAAGTAAATATATTTTAGCAAAAACCACCTTTTAATATGTACACCATACGCAAAGGCGCAAGGGTCACCTTGCGCCAACTAATACGCAATGACGCAATAAAAACCTTGCGCCTTGCGTATGGTGTATGaggtctttattaataatatttgatttactgtgaaaatttcatgcagattcgatcatttgtgcaacatgtccgcccgataatcatcgtcgatgctgcacatttaaagggtgggtacctgggtactaatttagttgctgttgcgatggatggcaataatggaattttgccattggcttatggaattggtgaaggcgagacaaacagtgtttggtcatggttttttggtaacctaagagatcatttaatgagttatggtatggttgatcgtatgtcagagattacttttatttctgatcgtgctgctTCAATAGCACACGGCATTGCAAACGTGTTTCCGGAAGCATTTCACGCTC
The window above is part of the Rutidosis leptorrhynchoides isolate AG116_Rl617_1_P2 chromosome 1, CSIRO_AGI_Rlap_v1, whole genome shotgun sequence genome. Proteins encoded here:
- the LOC139881478 gene encoding uncharacterized protein, with amino-acid sequence MVKKLHDVHTCSRTQIMGNNKHATKKVLGSILMDSFKAANREYKPKDIRDDVANRFRVSVSYNQAWRAKCQAIEMLRGSSDDSFRMLPIYLHNLKIHNPGTITNLVTDKENKFVMCYMSIGVVIRSFVQHVRPIIIVDAAHLKGGYLGTNLVAVAMDGNNGILPLAYGIGEGETNSVWSWFFGNLRDHLMSYGMVDRMSEITFISDRAASIAHGIANVFPEAFHAHCARHLFMNIKTKSNKMKFFEWHFWKMVKAYRASDFHDHLDVFRRRLKASYKVLCEDGINRWSRSQSTHIRRKDARRTLRLLNKKAQRRKNHLAPASKYEAQGRKKDLASTAITGRKVARSDYTPLRLQKYSYGPVHSLQHLQFYTQIT